Proteins co-encoded in one Acidobacteriota bacterium genomic window:
- a CDS encoding acyl-CoA dehydrogenase family protein yields MWDYFLTEEQKEIRDLARRIAEEKIVPIRAELDEKEEFPWEIVKILADAGLFGVYIPEAYGGLGMGITELCLVTEELSKACGGVAVSYAACGLGSYPILLMGSEEQKKKYLPMVASGEKLAAFCITESGAGSDAGSIKTTARKDGDFYYLNGVKQWITNGTVADIYTVIALTDKSKGARGASAFIVEKGFDGLSFGKKEKKLGIRTSSTTEVVFDDCKVPRANLIAREGMGFIVAMKTFDYTRPGVASQALGIAEGAFEYALQYAHTRKQFDKPISSFQAVAHLLADMGTRIESVRTLIYSAAKMVDGGCTEGMSKISSMCKLLASDIAMQVTTDAIQILGGYGYMRDYPVEKMFRDAKITQIYEGTNQIQRNVIASELIREVIQKKR; encoded by the coding sequence ATGTGGGATTATTTTCTGACGGAAGAACAGAAGGAGATCCGGGACCTGGCACGCCGCATCGCCGAGGAGAAGATCGTGCCCATCCGCGCCGAACTCGACGAGAAGGAGGAGTTCCCCTGGGAGATCGTCAAGATCCTGGCGGACGCCGGCCTTTTCGGCGTGTACATCCCCGAGGCGTACGGCGGCCTGGGGATGGGGATCACGGAACTCTGCCTGGTGACCGAGGAACTCTCCAAGGCCTGCGGCGGCGTGGCGGTCAGCTACGCGGCCTGCGGGCTCGGCTCCTACCCCATCCTGCTGATGGGTTCCGAGGAGCAGAAGAAGAAATACCTGCCCATGGTGGCCTCGGGTGAGAAGCTGGCGGCGTTCTGCATCACCGAGAGCGGTGCGGGGTCCGATGCCGGCAGCATCAAGACCACGGCCCGCAAGGACGGCGACTTCTACTACCTCAACGGCGTCAAGCAGTGGATCACCAACGGCACGGTGGCGGACATCTACACCGTCATCGCCCTCACCGACAAGTCCAAGGGCGCCCGCGGCGCCTCCGCCTTCATCGTGGAGAAGGGTTTCGACGGGCTCTCGTTCGGGAAGAAGGAGAAGAAGCTCGGCATCCGGACCTCCAGCACCACCGAGGTGGTCTTCGACGACTGCAAGGTGCCCCGCGCCAACCTGATCGCGCGGGAGGGGATGGGTTTCATCGTGGCCATGAAGACCTTCGATTACACCCGTCCCGGCGTGGCCTCCCAGGCCCTGGGGATCGCCGAGGGCGCCTTCGAGTACGCCCTCCAGTACGCCCACACCCGCAAGCAGTTCGACAAGCCCATCAGCTCCTTCCAGGCCGTGGCCCACCTGCTGGCCGACATGGGCACCCGGATCGAGTCGGTTCGGACCCTGATCTACAGCGCCGCGAAGATGGTGGACGGCGGCTGCACCGAGGGGATGTCCAAGATCTCCTCCATGTGCAAGCTCCTGGCCTCCGACATCGCCATGCAGGTGACCACCGACGCCATCCAGATCCTGGGCGGCTACGGTTACATGCGCGACTACCCGGTGGAGAAAATGTTCCGCGACGCCAAGATCACCCAGATCTACGAGGGCACCAACCAGATCCAGCGCAACGTCATCGCCTCGGAGCTGATCCGGGAAGTGATCCAGAAGAAACGCTAG
- the fabD gene encoding ACP S-malonyltransferase has product MGKIAFLFPGQASQYPGMGKDVFDRFPASAEVFKRADAALGFSLSGLCFGGTEEELKLTENTQPAILTVSVAVLQAVAAKGIVPDFVAGHSLGEYSALVAAGSLSFEDAVRTVRNRGRYMQEAVPVGMGAMAAVMGADLALVASLCDEVRGDQVLSAANINCPGQIVIAGHREAVERAVEAAPGKGAGKVVLLPVSAPFHCALMQPAADRLAADLKALAFADLRVPLVNNVDGRVIRGAEEARDGLVRQVVGSVLWQKTIELLMAEGVETFVEIGPRNVLAGMVKKINRRAAVYPVEKLDEVEELAAKIQGA; this is encoded by the coding sequence ATGGGCAAGATCGCATTCCTGTTCCCCGGTCAGGCCTCCCAGTACCCCGGCATGGGGAAGGACGTGTTCGACCGCTTCCCCGCTTCCGCGGAGGTGTTCAAGCGCGCGGACGCCGCCCTCGGTTTCTCCCTGTCGGGCCTGTGCTTCGGGGGCACCGAGGAGGAGTTGAAACTGACGGAGAACACCCAGCCCGCCATCCTCACCGTGAGCGTGGCCGTCCTACAGGCCGTCGCGGCGAAGGGGATCGTCCCCGACTTCGTGGCCGGCCACAGCCTGGGCGAGTACTCGGCCCTGGTGGCCGCCGGCTCGCTCAGTTTCGAGGACGCGGTGAGGACGGTGCGCAACCGCGGCCGCTACATGCAGGAGGCCGTTCCCGTGGGGATGGGCGCCATGGCCGCCGTGATGGGCGCCGACCTGGCCCTCGTGGCGTCCCTCTGTGACGAGGTACGGGGGGACCAGGTCCTGTCGGCCGCCAACATCAACTGCCCGGGGCAGATCGTCATCGCGGGGCACCGCGAGGCCGTGGAGCGGGCCGTCGAGGCCGCGCCCGGCAAGGGGGCCGGCAAGGTCGTGCTCCTCCCCGTGAGCGCCCCCTTCCACTGCGCCCTGATGCAGCCCGCCGCGGACCGGCTGGCGGCGGACCTGAAGGCCCTGGCTTTCGCCGACCTTCGGGTCCCGCTGGTGAACAACGTGGACGGCCGGGTGATCCGCGGCGCCGAGGAGGCCCGGGACGGCCTGGTCCGCCAGGTGGTGGGCAGCGTCCTGTGGCAGAAGACCATCGAACTCCTGATGGCCGAGGGGGTCGAGACCTTCGTGGAGATCGGCCCCCGGAACGTGCTGGCCGGGATGGTGAAGAAAATCAACCGACGGGCCGCCGTTTACCCCGTGGAGAAACTCGACGAGGTCGAGGAACTCGCGGCGAAGATCCAGGGCGCCTGA
- the fabG gene encoding 3-oxoacyl-[acyl-carrier-protein] reductase has product MDKMTVIVTGGAQGIGAACVKAFLGAGWNVAVCDINEESGSAFVAGLGVAADRARFYRMDVTSESGVTEVVGRAAADFGSVDALVNNAGITQDGLFLRMKPEQWHRVLNVNLTGAFNCARAVVPLMVRKRFGRIINMASVVGEMGNAGQANYCASKAGLIGFTKSLAKELGSRNITVNAVAPGYVETEMTRALDEKARQEFLRIIPLQRPATPEDIAGAVLFLAGESASYITGHVLDVNGGMYM; this is encoded by the coding sequence ATGGACAAGATGACCGTGATCGTGACCGGGGGCGCCCAGGGGATCGGGGCAGCCTGCGTGAAGGCCTTCCTGGGCGCCGGGTGGAACGTCGCCGTCTGCGACATCAACGAGGAGAGCGGGTCCGCCTTCGTGGCGGGGCTCGGCGTGGCGGCCGACCGGGCCCGTTTCTACCGGATGGACGTCACTTCCGAGAGCGGGGTGACCGAGGTCGTGGGGCGTGCGGCCGCCGACTTCGGCAGCGTGGACGCCCTGGTGAACAACGCGGGGATCACCCAGGACGGGCTCTTTCTTCGGATGAAGCCCGAGCAGTGGCACCGGGTCCTCAACGTCAACCTGACCGGCGCCTTCAACTGCGCCCGGGCGGTGGTTCCCCTCATGGTCCGGAAACGTTTCGGGCGCATCATAAACATGGCGTCCGTGGTGGGCGAGATGGGCAACGCCGGGCAGGCCAACTACTGCGCCTCAAAAGCGGGGTTGATCGGCTTCACCAAGTCCCTCGCCAAGGAGCTGGGCTCCCGCAACATCACGGTCAACGCCGTGGCGCCGGGTTACGTGGAGACGGAGATGACCCGCGCCCTGGACGAGAAGGCGCGGCAGGAATTCCTGCGCATCATCCCCCTGCAGCGGCCGGCGACCCCCGAGGACATCGCCGGCGCCGTTCTGTTCCTGGCCGGGGAGAGCGCTTCCTACATCACCGGGCACGTCCTGGACGTGAACGGTGGCATGTACATGTAA